In Candidatus Omnitrophota bacterium, the genomic stretch ATCGCGGCAAGTATTATCGTAGCGTCCGAGACGGTTTCGCCCACTACGGTTTCTCTGAAGGTAGGAAAATTCATATAAGTCGGAGCTCTTATCTTGTGCCTTACAGGAGAGTTTGTCCCGTCCGACTTTACATAATGAAAGCACTCGCCTCTCGGCGCCTCTACCTGGCTTATCCCCTCTCCCGGAGGAATATCTTTTGGTTTTGAATCTATCGGCCCCTGGGGCATCTTGTCAAGGCACTGCCTTATTATGCTGATAGATTCGAACATCTCAAGGATCCTGACAACTGTCTTGGCAAAGATATCGCCCTCTTTCTGCGTAATAACATTCCATTTCACCCTGTCATAGGCCGCATAGGGATGATCACGCCGGACATCTATATCGACATCCGAGGCTCTTGCCACCGGCCCCAGAGCCGCGTAATCTATCGCGTCTTCTTTTGTTAATATGCCTACACCCTTTAGCCTTTCGTGAAGCACGGGATCGTCGAGCACAGCGCCTTTTAACATATCGAGCTGCTTCACAAACTCATCGAGCCTTGTCAATATATAAGGAATGTGCTCTCTCTCTATGTCCCGGCGCACTCCGCCTACCTTGTGCATAGCGTAATTCTGCCTATTCCCGGTAACAGTTTCAAATATGTCGCATATGGGTTCGCGATATTTCCACGCCCACATAAATACCGTGTTATACCCGATAAAATGGGCCGCCAATCCCAGCCATAAAAGGTGTGAATGTATCCTTTCGAGCTCCTGGCATATCGACCTTATATATAACGCCCTTTCCGGCACTTCGATACCGCAAATATTCTCTACCGCCTGGGCGCATGTTATAGGATGGCTCGATGAACATATCCCGCATATTCTCTCCACGATAAACAGGGACTGGTCGTAACTTTTCGCTTCCGATATCTTCTCTATTCCGCGATGGTTATATCCTATCCTTACGTCAACATCCACCACCTTCTCGCCTTCAACGACAAGTTTATAAAATTCCGGCTCCTCCTGAAGCGGATGGTATGGGCCTATCGGTATGTGCGCTTTATGGCTCATTTATCTTCCTTCCTCGAGTCCCTCTTGGGCGGTACGAAATCTTTTCTCATGGGATATACGCCTTTTGGCCAATCATCGGGTAAAAGCAGCGGCCGTAGATCAGAATTACCGTTAAACTCTATCCCAAAAAGTTCATGCAATTCTCTTTCTATCCACCACGCGGACCTTGTTATATTGGTAATGGTATCGACGTGAGGGTCCTGCTTATCTTTTATGAGGGCTCTCAGTGAAACAACTATACCGGATGAGTCATCCGAAAAATGATACAGGATCTCGAGCGAATCAAAATCATCCACGCCGGAAGCCGTATTAAAACGCAGCCCCGCTTCTTTAAATAGATATCTAACAATCTCATTTATATCTTTTGGGTATATATCTACATATACCCTCTTGTCGGATCCTTTGTTCATATTGAGTATTTTACCGCCGAATCTATCGTTTAAATTTTTTAAAATCTGGCCTATCGTCATCTTGACTTCCTTTTCGACTTTATCTTTTCCATCAGTTTCGCAAAACCATCGATTATCGCTTCAGGCCGCGGCGGACATCCCGGTATGTATACATCAACGGGTATAATCTCATCCAGCGGCTGACCTGTGTTGTAGCTATCTTTGAATAGCCCCCTTGAAGAACCGCAGGCGCCCCACACTATAACATAGCCAGGCTTAGGCATCTGCTCATAAAGGGTCTTTATCCTCGGTATCGTAAGCCTGTTTGCCGACCCCGTGCAAAGCATTACATCCGCGTGTTTTATGCTTCCGACAAGCGTTATCCCGAATCTTTCCACGTCATAGCGGGGCGTAAGACAATCTATTAATTCTATGTCGCAGTTATTGCAGCTTCCGCTCGAAACGTGGAAGACATATAATGATTTGGTAAAAATCTTCTCTTTAAGCCCCATGATCACATCCTAAAATAAGCCAGTATTATCGCTACTACCGCCAACGCAGTGGGAATTCTCCAGAAAAACCTTACTGCCTGATCTATCCTGACTCGCGGGTTCGTATTTTTTATAACAATCATAACTACAAGGATAAGCAAATATTGTCCAACCGCGTTCAGTAGTCCCCGCGGCGTAAATACTATACCTCCAAAATAAAGAGTTATAAGAAGCGCCGGTAGAACAAACAATATTATCGCTTTTGTGATCTTAAATACCGCGAGCGCTCTTCCTGAATATTCTATATATGGGCCGGACGCTATCTCTGTCTCCGCCTCCGGCATATCGAACGGAACAAATCCCGCCTTCGCCTGGATACAGAATATCATTACAATAAATGAAAGAACTCCGGATATACTGGCGATAAATAATCCGCTTTCCTGCTGACAGGTAATTATGCTGCCCACGTTTATTGCGTAACCGGACTTTATTATGGGCACTGTAAGCGCTAACAAAAACGGTAATTCATAAGAGAGCATCAGCTTCATCTCTCTTGAGCTGCCAAGGGAAGCGAGCGGATTACCCGACGCGAAACCTCCGAGCATAAGCGCTATGGGAGGGACCATCAATAGATATACCACAACTATAAGATCGCCTACAAATCCGCTGTCAGGCGCCCAATTTAATACCAAGAGTATTGTGGAGACTAAAGTAGCGCATGCCATCGCGATAAGAGGCATCGCGAAAAATACCCTGGTGGACGCGCCTTGAGGGATAAGAGTCTCTTTGTACATAAGCTTTATTATGTCTATAAAATTCTGATACCATGGCGGGCCGACGCGATACTGCAGGCGCGCGGTGACTTTCCTGTCAATCCAGCCGATTAAAAGCCCCATAGAACCGGAAAAAAGGAATCCGGGAAATACTAAAAATAAAAATAGGTACTCTAATATACTCATCGCTTCTTAGGCGGCTGCTCTATCCGCTCCCATTTATAATCCGTCTTTACCATAAGATATTCCGAGGCTTTGAATAGATGGCCTTCCTGATCTTCCTCAAACTCACCGTATTTTATTCCGCCATGTGTGCACGACTGCAGGCATATAGGCGATTCGTCCTCTTTTAGCCGGCCCAGGCAGTAATCACACCGGGAGATAACGAACGGTATCGTCTCGGGATATATTACACCGAATGGGCATGCGCGCGAACAGCTTTTACAGGAGGTGCAGCGCATCATATATCGCTTTAGCATATTCGTATCCTGTAGTTCCAGCGCTTCCCATGGGCACGATGCCACGCATGGCGCGTCATCGCATCGCCTGCAATTAATCGCGAAATGCGCGAACTCTCTTAAGTTTGTTACGCCGTTATTGCCGGGATGCTGGATGTAACTGCAGAGCATCCCGCACTCTTCGCATTTCGAACACGCGTCTAAATCAATTAGCAGTCGTTTCATTTAGTCCCAGATATTAGGCAGATCTTTTAGTTTATCATAAGTAAATACGGGTCCGTCTTTACAGGCATAGTAAGGGCCTATCCTGCAGTGCCCGCACTTTCCTATGCCGCATGACATATTCTTTTCCATCGATAGATATACATTATTGGTCTTAAAACCAAGATCCAATAATTTGAATGTGACAAATTTC encodes the following:
- a CDS encoding NADH-quinone oxidoreductase subunit C, whose translation is MTIGQILKNLNDRFGGKILNMNKGSDKRVYVDIYPKDINEIVRYLFKEAGLRFNTASGVDDFDSLEILYHFSDDSSGIVVSLRALIKDKQDPHVDTITNITRSAWWIERELHELFGIEFNGNSDLRPLLLPDDWPKGVYPMRKDFVPPKRDSRKEDK
- a CDS encoding NADH-quinone oxidoreductase subunit H, yielding MSILEYLFLFLVFPGFLFSGSMGLLIGWIDRKVTARLQYRVGPPWYQNFIDIIKLMYKETLIPQGASTRVFFAMPLIAMACATLVSTILLVLNWAPDSGFVGDLIVVVYLLMVPPIALMLGGFASGNPLASLGSSREMKLMLSYELPFLLALTVPIIKSGYAINVGSIITCQQESGLFIASISGVLSFIVMIFCIQAKAGFVPFDMPEAETEIASGPYIEYSGRALAVFKITKAIILFVLPALLITLYFGGIVFTPRGLLNAVGQYLLILVVMIVIKNTNPRVRIDQAVRFFWRIPTALAVVAIILAYFRM
- a CDS encoding nickel-dependent hydrogenase large subunit, with the protein product MSHKAHIPIGPYHPLQEEPEFYKLVVEGEKVVDVDVRIGYNHRGIEKISEAKSYDQSLFIVERICGICSSSHPITCAQAVENICGIEVPERALYIRSICQELERIHSHLLWLGLAAHFIGYNTVFMWAWKYREPICDIFETVTGNRQNYAMHKVGGVRRDIEREHIPYILTRLDEFVKQLDMLKGAVLDDPVLHERLKGVGILTKEDAIDYAALGPVARASDVDIDVRRDHPYAAYDRVKWNVITQKEGDIFAKTVVRILEMFESISIIRQCLDKMPQGPIDSKPKDIPPGEGISQVEAPRGECFHYVKSDGTNSPVRHKIRAPTYMNFPTFRETVVGETVSDATIILAAIDPCYCCTERMLIVDPKDKNIMDVNELIRLSQEKTKRIKDRYDNRIVCR
- a CDS encoding 4Fe-4S binding protein: MKRLLIDLDACSKCEECGMLCSYIQHPGNNGVTNLREFAHFAINCRRCDDAPCVASCPWEALELQDTNMLKRYMMRCTSCKSCSRACPFGVIYPETIPFVISRCDYCLGRLKEDESPICLQSCTHGGIKYGEFEEDQEGHLFKASEYLMVKTDYKWERIEQPPKKR
- the nuoB gene encoding NADH-quinone oxidoreductase subunit NuoB, which produces MGLKEKIFTKSLYVFHVSSGSCNNCDIELIDCLTPRYDVERFGITLVGSIKHADVMLCTGSANRLTIPRIKTLYEQMPKPGYVIVWGACGSSRGLFKDSYNTGQPLDEIIPVDVYIPGCPPRPEAIIDGFAKLMEKIKSKRKSR